CGGATTTTCTGGATAGCCTCATTGGTGACTCGAACCAACTCGCGTCCTACTAGCTCTCTCTCACCTACTTCGTCTCAGGGAACCTGCACCGATTCCCATGGCCCAAATGGTATCATTCCAATCGTGGCTTGGAATCCCAACTTCCCTTAAAATCAACAAGCGCGTAGTATATCCTCTAAGATTTGGTTTAGGCGCTCTGTTTGTCCATTTGTTTGGGTCACAAGCTCACACTAACAAGCTCGACTACGTCTCTCATCATGCTCCTCCACcagaagtgttgttttaaatcttggtacatctgggtacatcttagtacctcTGGGTGCATGCAAATGGCAAGTTGTGTGCCTCTGTTAATATCTATTTTCTTAACTCTTCTATGGTTGGGCACATAGGCATCCCTGACACAATAATCCTTCATCTGAGGATTTTGAGACCAGTTCAGGTCGCGCGTTTGGGTTAGCTCACGGGTCATTGGCTACAGGCGTTGACTGTTGGGCTTCCATTTGCCGGCTGGGCCGCAGGAGCATTCGACTGTAGGCTGGATTGGCCAGGCCGAGGGAACTTGGGCTTCGAGTTCTACAAATGGGCTGGAGATTGGTCGCAGGTCGTAAGAGGGTCTCTGGCTGCTGGGCCGACTGATTTTGGGCCGCGGGCTTACGCCTCGGGTTCGAATCAGGTCCCAGCACGATTTTCAGacaaattttctctcttctcctcATGACGTTTTCTAActcctcattttttttcctttcctctttATTTGCTTCTCCCCCTCTCCCATTAAGTTTTGTTGTTGTAGGACGTTAGGGGAGGCGAATCTTGTTTCTCAAAAATCCGATTTCTATCTCCTTCTCCGATGGTGACTACGACGACCACCATGGCGTAGATCTGCTCTGACTAGACATGCTAAGGTCGGTGAGAGTTTTCCTGGTTGGTTTACTCAGTATTGGGATAAAAAAGGAGGTTTTTGATGTCATTGTAAAAGATCACCATTCCTCtctcttctatttatttgttgCAGGTGTTTCTAGAGAGCTTGGGGGTGTTGGCTAAGAATCGTCTGGGTGAAGCTTGCATTTGGAGAGGGACGTGGAGCGTGGTTCCTTGTGGAACACGGAAAACATAGTtactaaaaactaaatgatTTTCAACTAGTGATTTATCTAACAAAGTTATGTTGGGATTATTGCAATATTTATTGCGCTTCGTAAATCAAGAATGATTTATCAAAGTTATGTTGAGTTATCTAAGGATTATTGCAATGTTTCTTGCCCTTTGGGAATCAAGAATTGAGATAAGCAGCCCTTGTTGAGAGGGGGCTGTTTATTGTTTGTGGCTACATACTCGAACAAAGCTTCCATAAGGTTGCCATCAAAGgtgaaaacaaagaagaaagcaaaatcaaaatgaaatctCTTTCGAATTGAATTAGAACGATGAGTTTTACCGAAAATAACCGGCATGAATCTCGTCCTACAAAGAACTGAGGGGAGaaaactgaatttttttttttaactttttatatcTGGGCCTGACTTGTTTGTTGACCTatgtagataaaaaaaaaaaataataataattaaaataaataaaaaaagaaaatttcaacctccaacaaaacccaaaataaCCGTGATAGAAATAGAGAAACTTGTAGCTTggataatttataatttattttataataaatttttaggtGGTTAGGtcaatgaaaattattattttcaaataaataattttaataaaatcatataaaaaattaattataaataattagaatagataattaatcataaatattatagctataaattagtttgaaattcatttctttatttttatttttttttttattattattttttttttttattaaagatcttccattaaattaaattcatttcttatcttttttggTAGCGATTAGTAACAGATTCGTATGAAATCTATTAGGGAGACTACAAAAATGGTTAATAGAGAGTGTTCACGTTAGATCCGCCCTATAACTCACCAATGTATGCactcaaaattaaatcagTCGGCCAGAGCCCGGTCTGGCCTGAGATCTCTTACAATCTGCGACCCGTCTCCAGGCTATTCACTTTCCTTTTATCCGCCCCTAATTAGAGATAATATATTACCTAATTATAATTACGAGACTCAATTATACTATTAATTACGATATTACCCTAATGATGAGACCACATAGACCTTCACATGTCCTCCACTAATTAGGATAGTATACtacctaattaattataattaggaATAGTATACTACCTGGTTATAATTAGGAGACTCATATACTACCTAATTATAATTAGGAGACTCATATATTACTACTTGTATAATTAGGAGACTCATATATTACTACTTACGAAACATGATCTAATTATGGAATTCAATTATACTATACCCTATTTACGAAACCTAATTATGGAATTCAATTATACTTCAATTATACTATACCCTACTTACGAAACACATGAATACTTTAGCATATTACTACTTACGAAACATGATACTATACTgcctaattattattatgagattcaattatattaattagatATACTCTAATTATGAGAGTTAATTAGATATACCCTAATTATGAGAGTATCATGATACATTTAATTATACTAATGAGATATATCCTAATTAATCAAGATACTACCTAGGATCCATAGCGGTCTActtaacattaaattaaaatttcataagttaaaaatattttaataatataaaatatttggtgACAGTCTACTCagcattaaattaaaatttcatgagtaaaaactattttaataatataaaataattaataaaagttaattataGATAAGGTAACAAGAGGATAGaaaatactttattataaaaaacaagaaagagtaGTAATGATTTGATTAAGTAGAagtaactattttttatatataaaattgagcctaaaattaaaataaaaaatatatttttttatgacattcaaatattaaaatggctaaTAAATTAAGAAGGGAGAATTAAGTAAACCCAATATTTGGGTGCAAAAACTCAGTAACtcccaaaataatatttaaaactaatatGCAAAACGAGATAAAGAAGAGAGTGAATAGCAATCTGTGAAAGATTACGAGCACAACAACAATCGTCTCCATCCAAGTAGAGACTATCTGCTCCATTCAAAGTCACCGCCATATCTGGGATTCGCGTCATTTGCTCGCCTGTTATCTTCTGTTCTTGTCATGCTGTTTGCAATTGCATGCCAACCCATAAGGTGCGGCAAGATAAACTGCACAAATAATGAATAAACATACAGTCTACCAATTATAATCACAAAATTTGTAAGAGTAGAGGGATCATCAACCGACGTGGGAACTCACAATCCATATCTGCTAACGATaagcttgagccgttacacaAACACAAAGTGATAAAACTGAATCAGCCGACTAATTGtcaattttaaacttaatgaAACTGAACCAGACAAATATGTGTTTCTTAAACCAACCGAACCAATTCAATTATAGTTGTTTAGTAGttatttttctgaaattttgcAGTTTCGAAGTGACCCAAATCATACACGCCAGTTTATCACTCTATGGTCTCGATCATGCGTCCTAATCGAATCAAACAAGCTTGAGAAGAAAGATAAGCATGTAAACTGGAAAGAACTTTACCTTAAAAGCCTCAACAAGTACAGTATACTCTGCTTTGGTGATGGGAATATAAATGCTCTCATCCACGTTGGTTAGCTTGTTCTGAACGCCTTGTGCAACAAAATAGAACAGAAAAGTTAAGGGGATAAAATAAAGACTTTCTCTAGCATCATTGCAGTTTACATTCAACCTCAATGGATCATGAAGGTTTCAACACAAGACTTACTGAGGTTGAAAAAACGGCCAGAACCATCCGGAAGAGGCTCCACTTTTAGTATCTTTCTGACCTTCCCTTCATCACTGTAGAACAAATATTTTGTCTCTTGTTATCATAACATACTATGTTTTCAAACCTGCAGACCTTTGTTTACAAACAACTTACGACCTAAATATTTGgctattaaaaagaaaatggtcaGCATGTACACTCAAGAAGGGGGTGGTTTGTGCTACGAAAAAGATCGATGCGTCATTGTTTTCAATGTTAAAATCAAGCAATTTTGAGATCTAAGAAGAGCAAAATATTTGAGGAAACCAAAGATGCACAATACCTAAACATGAATACGACTCAACGAATGGtatatgttgaggattgttggaagaggagtctcacatcggttcattaaggggttgattatgggtttataagtaacgAATACTATCTCCGTTGGTATGAAGCCTTTCagggaaaccaaaaacaaagtcatgagagcttatgctcaaagtggacaatatcataccattttggagagtcatggtttctaacatggtataagagccatgtcaatagaatcctcaagtgtcgaacaaagaagttgtgaggctcgaaggtgtagtcaaaagtgactcaagtgtcgaacaaaggatgtactttgttcaagggctctagagaagcAGTctagcctcgattaaggagaggctattcgagggctccataagcctcaggggaagctctatagtgtactttgttcgaggggaggattgttgaggattgttgggagaggagtcacACATCGACTAACTAAGGGAttccaaaagcaaaaccatgagagcttatgcacaaagtggacaatatcataccattgtagagagtcgtagTTTCTAAAAGTACAAGTTTAGATGGTACCTTTTTCCCTTATAGGGATCGTGAAAGAGTTCACAAGATTCGCGTGGGCCCAGGGCAACTAGACTTCCCAATTCTGTCACTGATAAAGAGAATACCTACATACAAAACAAACTATAATCTAATTGGTACATAtcagaaaattattataaacaataaaGACAAGGGAATGGTTTTCACGAAAAGTTCTTCACTGTCTGATTTAGTGATTTCAATTGCACAATGATTTAATCTTTACAAGACAGCAtctatttttgttcttaaaaataattagaaaaacgAATGATGAACACAGCTCCCCAAACATGTCTTGGTATTTTCAATCTCATCGACTCCATCATGGAAATGATACTACAGATGCCCAATATGAAACCAGTGGAATAGTAATCAGCATTAACCTAGAATTTCACTTAAGCTAAGTTAAATATCAGCTTGTTTTTTAGAACCTGTTTTCTGCTCCAATCATATTGACGAACACCAGCTGCTGGGGCAAACTGAAGCAACACAAATCCTTCCCTGGATATTTTGAACGCCCCTGACtgacaaattttaaaagattaataacCATAAAGAAAGAACTAACGAGGAAAAACAGCCTATCATGATTTAAAGCTCAGAATTCAAGTCAAACATACATCTAGAGGTGTGAACTCTGGTGGCCTAGGCTCAACTGTAAGAGCAGCCTTCCCTTTGTATATTGAATGACCAACAAAAAACCTTGGTGGCAATGCTGCAGCAGCTACAAACAAGCCAAACCATAAACACTTCAGAACCCGAGAAATCAAAACAACTAACAAGgaataaacaaagaatttcaagaaaaatgcCCCTGGATTTGGAGAGCTCCTTGAAATTGAATCAGTTCTAAGTAATCCAGTAAAATTTGAGGAATAGGAGAtaagcaaaaagaaaacaaggtCATAATAATTCAGTCCATCCACGGTTAAACAAAATCAGTCACAAACGGAGCTATATACTACATTTTCCTTCCAACATGAACCAAAATTTCCAAATAGCATCAATACTACAGGATACACGAAGTTCTTCCCGAAAAAACTTGAAAGGAAAGGGATAAAGAAGTACCTCCGGCGCGAGTTTGTGAGGAAAATGAATCCGTCTGAGAGCCGGATTCGAAGGCCGCCTGATGCTGCTGCGTGTTCCAGGAGTATTGACACTTTGGAGAAGATTTTGGTGTAGTAGAGAGAGTGAGGAGTGGGCGAAAGGAGTTGAGGCGACATAGTCGGCGGTTCGAAGAGGTTTCCGGCGAGAGTTCGGGGATTAATGGCGGaagcaatgaagaagaaaggcatTGAAGACGCAGCATGGTTTCGGCTTCGTCTTCGCAGAGGATTAGAGAGACAACCGGCAGGAGTTAGAGCGCCATTTTTTCACCGCCAAAGCTCATGGCCCTACAAAGTTTTATATCCTTTCGTAACCAAAATGTTCTATGGATAAGCGTAAAAGTAGAACCTATTTATAAGGCTCctgtattccttatttataagcCCATGTTCTTAATTAGCGAGCCCTCACAAACGAGTGTAGTCCTCCAGCCCCTTAACGTTTCGAACTCCTTCAATGTTCTACTTGCTGCTAGATTCTTTTTGTGTACTCTCGAGATGTTTATTGCCCAAAAGAATGTGATTCCTTGTTCGTTTAAGGCTAGGGGAAGACGATTGAGCCAAATTTGTTCGTAACCAAACCGACTACGCCATCATCCTACTCGGTTTTGCAGCTCAGTGAGCGACTCCCCATTCAGCCGGCACCAGCTATCCGCCACCGCCAACAGGTTTGCAGTCGCTTCTCCTTCCTTCCTCGTGCTTTCTAGGTTGAAACATAACGCGGATTgatgttattttcttctcttggtTCATGTGCTATTTCTTTCACCCTAAATTCGACATCCTTAACTTATGGCCATTGTTTATTGTAGGTTATGATTTGTTAATCTCAATCAAAgattgtttatattttctcaagGAAATGATTTCTTTCAGTTATTTTGTCTGATGTAGTTTATCTGAACTGAATTTCTCGTTTGTTACCTTCTAGGTTTAAACAATCTGACATGTTATATATACAAAGAAGTTTGATTGTCTTCATTTGGATAAGAAAAAATTGCGGCTCTAGCTTTGGTAGCCATTCAACCTGTTCAAGCTAAGGAAATTCCAGTAGCCTCTGGTTCTTAAGAGGACTCTTGTTAAGGTGGTTCTAACCTAAGAGAGTCtgaatattgatattttgGTGTAGATTGGCTCATTGGTTGTATTTGGGACAAAAAGTGGGTGGAATCGGAGATCCGGGGAAGTGTTTATGGTCCCCAAAGGATTAGAGACAGGAAGGAATTTTAGAATGAGTTGGGTTATCTTTATGGCTTTTGTGGCTCGATTTGGTGTGTTGTTGGTGATTTCAATGTCACTCTGTCCCAGCAGAAAAGGCCTATCCAGGTAGGATAACTAGATCAATGAGGCTCTTCAATGGCTTTATAGTTAGGAAAGCTATTCGACCCTCTTATTCTAAATGAGAAGTTCACTTAGGATCTGTATTAGGATTGGCAGGTTCTTGCTCTCGAAGGATTGGATCGAGAGTTTTGGTGAGGTTAGGTAGATGATGGGTTTGAGAGTTACCTTAGAAATGGGGTTCATGTCGCATCGTTTTAAGAACACGTGGTTAGAGCACCCCTCCTTTAAATCCTACTTGTCTTTGTGGTGGAATGTCACGGTCCTATGTAACTTGGAAGGTTATAGTTTCATGGTTAGAACACGTGGATAAAGAGGGGTTcatgaatttattaatatacGTATAGTTGTATACAACACGAATAACCTTGATGCCATGATTATTACTCTTatcatgaagaaaaaaacgTTGATGTCATGTTTTCTTAACAAATACAACTcttagattattattattttctttgttaaaaGGAAACAATATCTTTGAACTCTTTAATTATTGTGAATGTAGTTTAGCTTAAGATGAGAAACTAGCATGATCAAATTGAGATATTAATTTACGCGTCCCAACTCCGTCTTTCAGGTGCATTTATGTTCGTACATATTGTCCATGAAGGccataattttttgttctcgACAAATCTCAACTTCCAAAAGGTTTGGAGGTTCTGCTGCCCATGAACGTTTTAACAGTTCTAAAGTTGAACTTTTTTCCAAAGAAGTGTGTGAGATAATATTGGACAAGTATCCTGACCTCAAAACATTGAATAAACTTCACTCCAAGATTATTGTTAATGAACATCTTCGGATTGATCCAACTCTTGCTATTAAGCTTATGAGAGCTTACTCTGCTAATGGGGTAACAAGAGTTGCCCGATACATATTCGATAGAACTCTTGAAAAGAATGTTGTGTTTTTTAATGTCATGATAAGAAGTTATGTGAACAACAACTTGTATGTTGAAGCTCTTTCCATTTATCAAGTCATGTCAAGTTGTGCTTTTAATCCTGATCATTACACATTCCCTTGTGTTTTGAAGGCATGTTCTGGATTGGATAATTTGAGGGTTGGGTTACAAGTTCATGATGCAATAGTGAAAGTTGGTCTTGACTCGAATTTGTTTATTGGTAATGCTTTGGTAGCCATGTATGGTAAATGTGGTCGTTTAAGGGAGGCTCGAAAAGTCCTTGATCAAATGCCAAATAGAGATGTGGTTTCTTGGAATTCAATGGTTGCTGGGTATGCACAAAGTGGGCAATTTGATGATGCTTTGGAAATTTGTAAGGAAATGGATTCTCTAAAGCTGAATCATGATGCTGGTACAATGGCTAGCCTTTTGCCTGTCGTGAAAGCTGAATCATCACCGGAAAATGTTCGGTATGTCCATAACATGTTCGAGAAGATGGCTAGGAAGAGTTTGGTTTCATGGAACGTGATGATAGCAATATATGTGAATAATTCTATGCCAAATGAAGCCGTTAGCTTATTTTCACAAATGGAAGAATGCGGGATGAAGCCCGATGCAGTTACAATTGCGAGCCTTCTTCCTGCTTGTGGGGACCTTTCAGCTCTATTTCTAGGAAGGCGTCTTCATAAATATATCGAGAAGGACAATCTTCTGCCGAATTTGTTACTGGAGAATGCATTGCTTGACATGTATGCTAAGTGTGGCTGTTTAGAAGAAGCTAGGGATGTATTTGATAAGATGAAGTTGCGAGATGTCGTGTCATGGACATCAATGATGTCTGTGTATGGAAAAAGCGGTCAAGGCTATGATGCCGTGGCACTCTTTGCGAAGATGCTAGACTCGGGTCTAAACCCGGAttccatttcttttgtttctgtaCTCTCTGCTTGTAGCCATGCAGGATTGTTGGAGCAGGGGCGTCGTTACTTCCATATCATGACTGAACAATATAGGATAGTTCCTAGGATAGAACACTTCGCATGCATGGTTGATCTATTTGGACGAGCTGGTGAAGTGGAAGAGGCATATAGTTTCATCAAGCAGATGCCAATGGAGCCAAATGAAAGAGTTTGGGGTGCACTTTTGAGTGCTTGTCGAGTGCACTCGAAGATGGATATCGGACTCATAGCTGCCGATTCTCTTTTTCAATTGGCTCCTAAGCAATCGGGCTACTATGTCTTGTTATCGAACATTTATGCAAAGGCTGGTATGTGGAAAGACGTAATGAATGTTCGAAACGCAATGAAGAAAATAGGAATTAAGAAAGTGCCGGGCATTAGTAATGTCGAGCTTAAGGGTCAAGTTCATACATTTCTTGCTGGTGATCAATATCATCCACAGGCAAAGAGTATATATGAAGAGCTGGATTTATTAGTTGGGAAGATGAAGGAGTTAGGCTACATTCCTCAAACTGAGTCGGCTCTCCACGACGTCGAGGTTGAGGATAAAGAATGTCATCTAGCTATTCATAGTGAAAAGTTGGCGA
The nucleotide sequence above comes from Cucurbita pepo subsp. pepo cultivar mu-cu-16 chromosome LG11, ASM280686v2, whole genome shotgun sequence. Encoded proteins:
- the LOC111805284 gene encoding single-stranded DNA-binding protein WHY1, chloroplastic-like; translation: MLRLQCLSSSLLPPLIPELSPETSSNRRLCRLNSFRPLLTLSTTPKSSPKCQYSWNTQQHQAAFESGSQTDSFSSQTRAGAAAALPPRFFVGHSIYKGKAALTVEPRPPEFTPLDSGAFKISREGFVLLQFAPAAGVRQYDWSRKQVFSLSVTELGSLVALGPRESCELFHDPYKGKSDEGKVRKILKVEPLPDGSGRFFNLSVQNKLTNVDESIYIPITKAEYTVLVEAFKFILPHLMGWHAIANSMTRTEDNRRANDANPRYGGDFEWSR
- the LOC111805271 gene encoding putative pentatricopeptide repeat-containing protein At3g49142 isoform X2, which translates into the protein MFVHIVHEGHNFLFSTNLNFQKACSGLDNLRVGLQVHDAIVKVGLDSNLFIGNALVAMYGKCGRLREARKVLDQMPNRDVVSWNSMVAGYAQSGQFDDALEICKEMDSLKLNHDAGTMASLLPVVKAESSPENVRYVHNMFEKMARKSLVSWNVMIAIYVNNSMPNEAVSLFSQMEECGMKPDAVTIASLLPACGDLSALFLGRRLHKYIEKDNLLPNLLLENALLDMYAKCGCLEEARDVFDKMKLRDVVSWTSMMSVYGKSGQGYDAVALFAKMLDSGLNPDSISFVSVLSACSHAGLLEQGRRYFHIMTEQYRIVPRIEHFACMVDLFGRAGEVEEAYSFIKQMPMEPNERVWGALLSACRVHSKMDIGLIAADSLFQLAPKQSGYYVLLSNIYAKAGMWKDVMNVRNAMKKIGIKKVPGISNVELKGQVHTFLAGDQYHPQAKSIYEELDLLVGKMKELGYIPQTESALHDVEVEDKECHLAIHSEKLAIVFAILNTKHGTPIRITKNLRVCGDCHVAIKLISKIVSRDIIIRDCNRFHHFSNGICSCGDYW
- the LOC111805271 gene encoding putative pentatricopeptide repeat-containing protein At3g49142 isoform X1; translation: MKAIIFCSRQISTSKRFGGSAAHERFNSSKVELFSKEVCEIILDKYPDLKTLNKLHSKIIVNEHLRIDPTLAIKLMRAYSANGVTRVARYIFDRTLEKNVVFFNVMIRSYVNNNLYVEALSIYQVMSSCAFNPDHYTFPCVLKACSGLDNLRVGLQVHDAIVKVGLDSNLFIGNALVAMYGKCGRLREARKVLDQMPNRDVVSWNSMVAGYAQSGQFDDALEICKEMDSLKLNHDAGTMASLLPVVKAESSPENVRYVHNMFEKMARKSLVSWNVMIAIYVNNSMPNEAVSLFSQMEECGMKPDAVTIASLLPACGDLSALFLGRRLHKYIEKDNLLPNLLLENALLDMYAKCGCLEEARDVFDKMKLRDVVSWTSMMSVYGKSGQGYDAVALFAKMLDSGLNPDSISFVSVLSACSHAGLLEQGRRYFHIMTEQYRIVPRIEHFACMVDLFGRAGEVEEAYSFIKQMPMEPNERVWGALLSACRVHSKMDIGLIAADSLFQLAPKQSGYYVLLSNIYAKAGMWKDVMNVRNAMKKIGIKKVPGISNVELKGQVHTFLAGDQYHPQAKSIYEELDLLVGKMKELGYIPQTESALHDVEVEDKECHLAIHSEKLAIVFAILNTKHGTPIRITKNLRVCGDCHVAIKLISKIVSRDIIIRDCNRFHHFSNGICSCGDYW